A section of the Oscarella lobularis chromosome 15, ooOscLobu1.1, whole genome shotgun sequence genome encodes:
- the LOC136196074 gene encoding uncharacterized oxidoreductase YtbE-like — MRTLIIALLIPLTLGAKMPSVDLHNAAKPGLQMPVMGIGTCGYAISPNEKAELWNNSVAEKAVLAWLNLGGRRIDTSLDYLDQPGIGRAIRSQTAVPREEIFITSKVGGGPLGYNETLDQLKTILAQLNTSYVDLLLIHWPLPVWSNSRDPACQHESQARACRQSSWRAMEEIFHSGRALAVGVSNFEMSHLQDIVDMNSLLPAVNQVEYHPYWHEDDLVAYCRDKSIVFNTYSPLGTPDWGPDHRGWNSSILDLPLIRDIACRHAKSPAQVLLRWALEKKLVLNPRSWNEKHMAENLDIFDFELTSDEARQIDDVPKPANPKVCPYPSNK, encoded by the coding sequence ATGAGAACCCTTATCATTGCTCTTCTTATTCCTCTTACGCTCGGCGCAAAGATGCCGAGCGTAGACCTCCACAATGCAGCTAAGCCCGGGCTCCAGATGCCCGTCATGGGCATCGGCACCTGCGGATATGCGATCTCGCCCAACGAAAAAGCGGAATTGTGGAATAACAGCGTCGCCGAAAAAGCCGTTCTCGCTTGGCTAAATCTCGGCGGACGCCGAATTGACACGAGCCTCGACTACTTAGATCAGCCGGGCATTGGCCGGGCAATTCGCTCCCAAACCGCAGTCCCGCGCGAGGAGATATTCATTACGTCAAAAGTGGGCGGAGGCCCCCTAGGCTACAACGAAACCCTCGACCAACTGAAGACAATTCTCGCCCAACTAAACACCTCTTACGTGGACTTGCTACTCATTCATTGGCCGCTGCCAGTGTGGTCCAACTCACGTGACCCCGCCTGTCAACACGAATCGCAAGCGCGCGCGTGCCGCCAATCGTCGTGGCGAGCCATGGAGGAAATCTTTCATTCAGGACGCGCTCTCGCCGTGGGCGTGTCCAATTTCGAGATGAGTCACTTACAAGACATCGTCGATATGAATAGCCTCTTACCCGCCGTCAATCAAGTCGAATATCACCCGTATTGGCACGAggacgatctcgtcgcctATTGTCGCGATAAATCGATTGTTTTTAATACTTACTCGCCTTTGGGGACCCCCGATTGGGGCCCCGATCATCGCGGATggaattcgtcgattttggaTTTGCCGTTGATCAGGGACATCGCTTGTCGCCACGCGAAGTCGCCGGCTCAAGTGCTGCTACGCTGGGCGTTGGAAAAGAAGCTCGTTTTGAATCCGAGAAGTTGGAATGAGAAGCACATGGCGGAGAATCTCGATATATTCGATTTTGAATTAACGAGCGATGAAGCGCGGCAGATTGACGATGTCCCAAAGCCGGCCAACCCAAAAGTCTGCCCGTATCCTTCTAACAAATGA
- the LOC136196084 gene encoding riboflavin kinase-like, with product MDEKRFPLYVRGIVVKGFGRGSRELGIPTANLDAGAVDSLPEDFKNGIYFGWASVDRGDVHKMVMSVGYNPQYKNKRRSMEAHLLHEFADDFYGAELSVVVVGYLRDEKSFPSLDALIQAIHGDISEARITLDRVDKYRRLNMSPFFDEDDRRETNGRV from the exons ATGgacgagaaacgatttcccTTGTACGTTCGAGGCATCGTAGTCAAAGGATTCGGTCGCGGCAGTCGCGAGCTAGGCATCCCGACCG CGAATCTCGACGCGGGAGCCGTGGACAGCCTTCCAGAGGACTTCAAGAACGGCATCTATTTCGGCTGGGCGTCGGtcgatcgcggcgacgtcCACAAAATGGTGATGAGCGTCGGATACAATCCCCAATACAAAAACAAGCGTCGAAGCATG GAAGCGCATCTGTTGCACGAATTCGCCGACGATTTTTACGGCGCCGAGttgagcgtcgtcgtcgtcggatatTTGCGAGACGAGAAGAGTTTTCCGTCGCTAG ATGCTCTAATTCAAGCGATACACGGTGATATTAGCGAGGCTAGAATCACTCTGGATCGCGTTGACaagtatcgtcgactcaatATGAGTCCGTTCTTCGACGAGGACGATAGGCGAGAGACCAATGGGAGGGTGTAG